In Falco naumanni isolate bFalNau1 chromosome 15, bFalNau1.pat, whole genome shotgun sequence, the DNA window CCTGCATGGAGATCTAATACTCTCCACTGCAAAAAATAGCCCACATACCACAGAGACAACCAGAAatcaatataaaaatgaattctaATGAGTGATGTTTGCTAATGGTTTAAAAAGTGCTCTGAGAGAAATCAGcatgatttttaatttgttgaTAATGCTTCAAAGGGCAAAACGTATTGtgagctaaaataaaaacacataccttttaattttctcctcttgcttATTTGCATGCTGTTTGAGCAAGATGCTCTCATCACGTAAACGAAAAAATCTGTCTTCCAGTTCCTCTCGACTGATTCGTGATACAGCTTGTCGAGCTTTTACATTCTGTGTAGTTGATGATTCTACCCAAACCAAGACAACTTTAAATTACCTTCAATACattcaaaaacatttaattcaaAGTCTAagtcattttgaaatacaaaaaacccaTAAAGTTTTCTAGTAATTTGATATTTTACACTTGTATGAGTCTGttgattaattttttcagatttttcagcatATAAAtcacttcctttttcttccctcttatggataaaaaaagtaattcaaatgATACAGCAAACTGGCTACCTCCTAGACAATACAAAGGAAACAGTTTAACAAGTAGCAACGTACTGTCACATATACTACTTAAATTAAGACCACAGTTATCACAGAGATGCTTTCTAGTCTGTTTCAAAGTTAACATACTCAACTTGAAACTTGACAAGATTAACTCATAATTCTCTAAATTTATTCAGATACATGAGTAAGGCCAGTAGGTCCATTCTAATAGCAGCTGAGTAACATTTCAGAATTGCAGAGTACTCTTGGCTCTCATTTTGTTAAATGGGTCTGGCCTTGTCCTCAATCTAGCAAAAAAGtcctcttttcttctggaagGTTGAATGTTACAGCTCAACGAGATTTCCATTTTTAAGCACCTCACAGCAACTTCCCTCTTATAACAAGTCACATGAACATAGAATGGGTCATAGTCTCTTCCAGAATTTAACCCAGGTTCTGAATGGTATTTAAACTAAATTTTGTGAGGAGGAatgtcagaaacatttttagaaagaaactAAAGAAGCCACCGATCAAAGTCTGTAACTATAACAAAGAGCAGCTGGTACAAACCTTGTAATCTTCCAATTCCAGCCACAGTTAGACCTACATCTCTCACAGGCAGGTCCCCCACAGTTTCAtctgctggcacagccatgGCTTATCTATGGATaacaaaattcaaattaaattctTCTCCATATGTAATTTAAATTGCGAGACTAGAATGAACTACAGTACATTACATAAAATGAAGGACAAATGACAGATTCACTAAAATTACAGGTTCATACGTTACTGTAAATGCTCCTTTCTTGACTGTATCACTCACATGACGATCTAAACTTTCAAGTTTAACGTTATGCCAGTTTTACTCTGCGCGAAATACATCTTCTTTGTTATGCAATAGCTTCAATTGTGCTTAACGTATGCAGAATTAGTTTTTAAGTTCTAGCTCTGTTGTCTTCAGCAATCTTTGGGCTAAGGCCATATTTCTAAGAGCACGTGGGAGGTGGacctgtgtgggttttttgtttgttttttttttaattgtttgtttgttcaatTTAAGACAGGCCAGAGCTTAAGGCATCAACTGGTAGATGAGTAATGCCATCTTCCACATTTTGAATGGGACTCTTTGAAACAGAGGTGCTAGGGGTTATGAAGTCATTTCAGTGTTGCCTACCATTCTCTTAGTCTTCTTTCAATCATTGTCAtaagagaaattactttctaaGATAGAGACTCTCCTATGAATGATTCTCATAAATCtgaacacatttctttcttgagGCAACAGAAAGCTTAGCTACATGACAAAGTGAGATTAGGAAAGTATTAATGTGAGAAAGTAcatttgtttcagtgtaatATATGAAGATACTTGTTAAGAActactgtttctttcttctcttccagtgCAGAAAATTAGATATTGGCCATAGAGTCAAGTGAAgctgaaaaaacatgaaaagagaGACATAAAGTCCTTTGGACAGTCTTCCCCCTATTGTTACACTCTTCAGGTGATATAAATCCTTAGTGCATCAAAAGACATCTAGGAAAGCATAGGGAAATTAACAATGATGTTACTAAAGACTTGCATCAGAGGACTGAAGTAGCACAGTATAATCCACAGATAATCTATGAAGCATCTGTCAATCCTGTCATAACCAAAACTGCTGCTAAAGATATGCCTTTCTTCTACCAGTGAAGTTTTCTATCATAAATCTCATTATGGCTTTGTccaaaaggaatgaaaaggaTTAATGGAAGTTTAGTTTCCAACAAGTCAATCTTGCTTGCaatcttttgttttttcatcacTAAAATTCAGGATAAAGTATTATTTCCAGCTTTCATTGTTTATAGAAACctgaacacatttttctttcatgtggaACAAATGTTTCCTTGTCATGGCTGTTGAAATGCCTGAACTGATCTACACTTGTAGATTAGCAATCAGGTTGCAGTTTCAGTGCTGTCAGTCACAGAAACGGGGAATAATACTTCATAATGTTGAGGTCCATGGCATGCAGCCATTGTAACCAATGGCACAATCCTAATGACAGATACATATCTGCTGGAATCCAGATCCTCAGCATTCTCAGCTCTTTTTGTGTTACTCAAACAAATCCCTCAgaaattttttgtaatttgttaAATTAGCACTATCTGTAGTCATTGACTTCACTCAGGTCTAGGTTAGTTATTGTGGTCATTATTATATGTCACTGTATCAATATCACTACAGCAACTGAGAttaaaagtgaaacagaaacCTTTATCTCTAGATGATCAATCCAAATTTGGTCCTGATGGTAGCAAGAACATGCTACCATCATATATCTTTCTAGAAAATGTGGCTGTCTTAGTCTTCCCATATCAAAAAAGGCAAGAGTTATTTGGCAAATTTCAGAGAGATCAAGAgctaaacaaatattttatcatttttgtCTGTGATCTATCAAAATCAAGCTTCCAAAACTCCTGCACAATAATGGGCACAGGCAAACATCATTGGTTTTCACTATTTGCCACCTGCCAAAGAAACTTTACTATGGGTATCtacctgtttttttcagtgtgaaagaAATCCATTGACCtaaaacacaaagacaaaacaacaCATGTTTGTCcctcaaataaataaacaatcCCCCACTTAGTAGTAATCCATTACTGGCTGtagcaaaaatatttagcaaaatgTAGCAAAAAGTAACAAGTATTTAAGTTGTAAGCAAACAAACATAGGAGGGCTGTACATGAAAGCCAGTTTTTAGTGGCAACATGACTTGAAGACCAGTGACAAAGCTGTTCTAAATCTGAAGTTCTGAAAACTTAGGTGaagttttcaaaagtaaaaggaagaattaattgtttcattttcattacagaGTCACAGAAATTAagtattctgttttcttgtctgtcttgggccacatgaaaattaaaaaccaaatgaactggttttataaaaaagtgtgtttttaGATAGAAATAGTATAAACTTGCCTCCTGGTTTTAGAGAGGCAAAATATAATTACAGATTTAGAATTTGGCCTGGCAATTTATTTGCCTCATTAGTAACGTAAGAGCCACCTTTGTCTTCAAGAATCACTAACAATCACCATTTATACTTCTCAGAGAAGACACTTCAAACAGCAGATCATGTGTTACATATGTTACAGTCACTTTTTGAATGTTATCTCTGTGTCTATCACAAGCACTAAaccaaaattactttcctttgCAGACAACAGTTCCAGCCTTATTCCTAAAAGCATATGAGATTTCTCCAGAGTTCCCTattatttctttggaaagcaTTTCTAAAGCAATTAAATCTGACAAAATTGTACAGCAACACTGCCACAAAAGTGATAGCACCTAAGAGCCCTGCGCTTCCTAAAATAAAGCATAATATGGCAAAAGAGAAATCATTTTACATCTGGACAGATCCACATTCCATGCTGAGTCTCAACAACTTAATAgagtttttatttctgagagTACCCTACAGTCACTTCAGTAGTTCTCGTTcctaaaaaataagaaaaaataatttcacatacaaagaagggaaaaatttCCATATCTCTGGGATTAACTTATAAGAATTTCAAGTTTGGTATAAGCAAGAACTTTAGATATAGttactgaagttaaaaaagCACTAACTTTTTTACACACTGCACTAGTTACAAAACTGGTGCTATCACCACCTGTATCTGACAAATTACTAAAAAACCTGCTGCACACAAGTTTGCAGTTTTATGCGAGATCGGACAGTAATGAGCATGAATACTTCAGTATCAGAGCTCATGCTTTAGGTCCAACTTCTTACATAACTCACAGAAGCATGCTGTTCTCCCAACATCATTCAAATGTagcaaaactgaagaattaCTTGAATTTGCAAAAGTTCTCAGCCAGTAGGGCTAGAAGGGACAGTTTCTAGAATTTCGTGAGTCTTAGCCATGGCCAAGATGATGATTTTCTTGCAAAACCCGACCCCACTTCTTTGgtagagaggaagaagaaaaaaaaaaaaaaaaaaaaaaaaaggagagacagACCACCCACCTATCTCAGCCTATCAAAAAGTATTTCCAGCCTATATTCTTCCCCCATTGATTCCTTAAAGATAAACGCTTGCATTCTATTGGGCTTGTTATCtaaaataatctcatttatTACTTCGTAGgagtatacacacacatatgatCTTTTAAATATCATCTGTTGCGGTGTTGTGAGTTTTAGGAGGCAGTAaggaaggacaaagaaaaaaaaaaaaagagagaagatgGGAAGATACTATGAAAGTAGATCACAACACACTGCTGTAAGACCTGTAAGCCCTACAGCAACGCAGAAACATCAAAACAGCCGTGTCTAGCCTTCAAcgtattttttccagtttttccaactttttcttcagctcCGTCGCACCCGACACTAACGTACCgagggggctgggagggaggcagcGCCCGCCTCACGGAGGAACGGCGACGCTCCCCGTCCCTTCCCGCCCTCgggcacagggacacagggacacagcTCCCGCTCGGGCCCAGCGGCCTCGTTACACTCACAACAGGGGCCACAGCTGAGGGGGACTACGGGGCTGCTCTTAACGCCACGGTGAGGCACCCTGCCTTCCCCCACGGGCGCCAAGCTGCGAGCGAGGGCGCCTCACCGGTCCGGAGCGCCCGCTTCAGGAGCGCGGCCGAGCGCCGCCCGCCACCGGCCCCGCTCCTCAGCGGCCCCCCGGGCTGGGGACACTACACCGCACCCCCCTGGGCATCGCTGTCCTCCCCCCGCCGTGCCCCAGAGGAGGACGAGCTTCCCCCATACTCACAGCTCACTGCCAGCCCTCTCAACGTTCCATTAGCAACTGCTGCCGTTGCTAACCGGGCCCTTCCACTtccggggcggcggggccgcgctgcccgccgggAGTTGCAGTTCGCGGCCGGGCCCAGCAGCGCCGCCCCACTCCGCGCGGGACTacagccccgctccgccgcctgcccccgccgccggccgcggTGCCTGCCGGGAGCTGTAGGCGCCCTGGAGCCGGCGCGGCGGGCGAGTGCCGGCGGGAGGACGGTTCCTGCTGCGGGCGGGCGGGCTGGTCGGCGGCACCATGAAAAGGAGAGCAGGGGAGCGGGAGAAAGAATGGAAGGTACCTTCTCTTTGCTGCCCCTCCGCCCTGAGGCGGGCTCCCGCCCGCGGCGAGCGCGCTGTTCCCGCGGCTGCGGCGCGGCTTGTGGGGCTGCGAGGGGCAGAGCGCGCCCGCCCGCGCTCCTGGAGCCGGAGCCCCGTGTGACGTGGCTCCGAGCCCGCCGCGAAGTTTATTGTGAAGGGGAAGTAGCCAAGCACCGAGCAACCAGCCGTAGGGGCACAGCCGGGGCTCCTGCCCCGCCTGGCAGCACAGCAATCGGCGGCCGCCCCTCTCTGCCGCGGCTCCGCCGGGCCGCCGGCAGCACCGCGCCAGGCCCCGGCCCTGGCGGACCCGCTCCGCGCTGGCGACCCTGCCTTGGCCGCTTTAGCCACTTTGGGCAAGCTGCCCTGGGTGCCGAGTCGCCGCGGGGCCGGGAggaggggcggcgggcgggccggggctgcTCGGGgcgggctggctgggcagcgcCGCGCTGCTTAGCTCGGACATCGCCgcttcccctttccctctgcGGAGGAGAACCTCGTAACAGCTTTTACAGTAGctagtaataaatatttttaccttctgGGCAAGATATCTCCATACTCCATTCAAAAGGGAGTTCTGTGGtggtacattaaaaaaaataggcaatTAAATATATGTTTGTTTTCGCAAAACATCCTCGGTGAATTCACGTAACTGTCATTTTATTTACAACTTTACAAGCACTTTTACTTTACACCAAGCCTAAGCTAAACAAACTTTTTTAAGTCTCTTACAGCACCCAAGGTTTATGATGGTTTTGCTCCACAACGTGTGTAGGTGCCGTGCTGTTGCATGCCAATGCTCAGGATGTAGTTACACTCTTTAACTCTTAAAGTTAACAAAGTTTGTGTAAGCACACAGTGTTGCTGAACGTTTTGCTGTTTCAGGTGCCCTTGgaggtctttttttttactgcattgtACAATATTCGACTGCGAGTCCTGATGGTTTTTGTACCCCTGCTGATTATATTTGCAAAATAGTACAGAAAAGCAGTAAGTTGCTTGTTTGAAAGCACAGCGCTGATTAGCTGCTTTTAGTGATGGCTAATTCCATTATAAATTTAGCAAAAACTTTCTAAAATGGTAATCTGGTTCACCTGTCTTTGCATACAGAGCTTACTGGTTTTGGTATTGCTATTAATTTACTGGTTtacattagaaattatttcactataggggaagggaaaaggtcTGACCTAAGTTCTtaactaaatattttaacagaaaaataacttattcACAGTGGTAAGAGTCTTAATTCTTGGAGGACAACCTGATCATTTTGTAATTAATCTTTCTGCTCTCCCTCGTTGCTGAAGGACAGTAActtcaatgttttgtttgtgctCAGCTCTTTCTCTGTAAGTGACACACATGCAGGTGTAAGCTATCCCATCCAATCCAATGTAATTACATTGCAGAATAGAAAAAGCAACCGGGAAGTCTTTTAGCCTATATTTTTATGCTATCCATCCAAGGGCTTTTGTCTTTGCAATGTATCTCAAATGTGTTTGGGAATCATTTGGGTTAAGAGGATAATTGCCATTGACAAGATAATCATTCTGGATGTGTGTGAGGGGGTAAGAGGGTGGAACTGTAAAGCTACGCTGGCAAATGTTGTGGGAGGACAAAGCACTGAAGAGGTATCAGAGGAGCAATGTTTAGGAAAAACTCAAGGAAGCTAGAGAGAAAAAGTATTGCCTTAGACACGTTTAGATGTTGTGAGTCCACAGGAAAGGATGAAAATTAAGCAATccttaaaaagaatttaaaggTGTGAATACTTATCATATACCTTGGAGGGAAGTTGTAAGTTGGGTGCTACTTGACAGAAGCTTTGAGTATATTGGAAGTGAAGCAAAAGGAGCCTGTGGAATGTCTTAAGAGTAGGTGccaaaggagaaggcagcaatAAGAAGTGGACAGAATATAcaagaagaaatgtatttgttcttttcacAAGAGCATACTCATACTCGTATTATTTGATACAACTTAATTAGAAATGTAATCTTTCTGCTCCTGGCACTATGCCACTTCACCCTTCACTCCCTAGGTTTAACTGTTGTTCGTTTGTGTTGCTCACCTGAGAAATGCTGTTGGCCAAGGGAAGTGTGTAGTCACTGTAGTAGTTCTGCCAAAACTTCCATTTAGGTCCtgatcaaaatatttcatagcaAACCAAATATCAGTGGGGTTAACCCGACCTCTTCTGGAGAGTAAGATTTATGAGGCCTACTAATGAGAGGGAAGTAGTTGGATAGAGAAGCTGGTTTGGATTATGTATCTCCTGGCAATGTCTCTGTTCTGGAGAATTGAATCCTGAATAAAAGTCCTTGTTTTGCTATAACTGTGTACAGTTAAATGCTATCTATCAGAAGCCCGGTGAttggcttttgctttgtaaTTATGCAGTATGTTTCTTATATGTTCTCTCTCAAATTTTCATGTGTATAGCAAGTTTTGATTTATGCTGTTATAGAAGAATATTTCTGTTCCAAGTACATGTGGTAGACATTCTTTAGAGTGCAGTGCTGTCATATAGTAATTTCCACTTTGCAGATCACTCAACTGGATTGAGTAAGATTGAGTGCGTAGCAGAAATGAAATTGTTTATGCTAGTGTTTGGTATTCTAAGCCCAAGAGGAGGAGGACGCAAGTTTGTTCCTGGGAAAAGGGCCTGAAAAAAGTTGGGAAACAATAGTCAGAAGTTAATTATTCACTGTCTTAAACACCATGTTGGGGATGCTAGTGTCCCGTGGGATATTTCTCTGAGTCTTAAGTGGACAGCAAGGCGCAATTATCCTGAAGTTTCTAAACACATCTTTAGAGATGTTGCATGCCATCACCTTCTCGGGTCTTCGCCATAGCAAATATTACTTCTGTGCATAAAACCAAAGCTATTATAGGAATGTTGCTCATTAGCTGGAAAGGCATTTTAATGAAACCGTCCAGTGgacctgtgttttgtttgttttaacttagaattcagttttatttagtATAATTTATAgttattttgattcttttctctttccactgcTGGTCAGTTTTGGTTAGCTTGCAGTAAACTATTTGCCAGGTGAAGAAAAGGTACCAggtaaagtaaaacaaaacataagcCTCTTATTTTGTAGTCTATTCAGACTCTTTTCTCCTTGTAACCTTGagaagctgtttgcttttaGAATGTTTATTATCTTGATTAATGTTCACAGGTTAGTTACATAAGCTAAACTTCAGTGTGACTGTGCTCAAGACCTACTTagtttgtgtttgggtttttttggtaagtTTCAGTGTGACAGATGTCAAGTTTTAGTAACTACCTTTATATGCCTTCTCTTGCCAGCCTTTGCATATTAAGACCTTGGGTCATTACCGTGTGAAAGATAAGATGCTCCCTAGTCTGgagtattattttcttttactttaaaaggaTTACATTGACAGGTCTTTGGAATAGACCGCTAAGCCCAGTTCACCATTACCTTATGTAGCTGTTTATGCTAATTCACATTACTGTGAAACCAGAACTGACTACAGAGAATGTATTCCACAGACATTACTGTTATGTTTgtacagctcccagcacagctgggaccCCAATCCAATAAAGTTACCGCTatacaaataataaatgcatCAATATGCACATATCTGAATATTCACAAGGGCTTTTACAAAGATATTCATGCACAATTTCACATTTGTGAGACATGTTAGACAAAGtggcaaagaaatacaaagctttAAATCACACAAAGctttgcatgtattttatttacaaggaggaaaagggaataTACAATATTTTAGCTGAGATTTTAATGAAAGTCTTATTTTCTGCATCATCCTCATTTTTTCTGGCtggaaaataatatatatttatgagaTTAAATAGATTGCTTCAACATATTAAtactcagggaaaaaaaagaagcaaatattCTCAGAGCACTTAAGAGCAGGGGAATGATTTTAGGattaatgctgaaaaatgtcacGCATACCATGCAATGGAATATAATGATCTTTAACGTCATATCATagtttgtttaaatattatgttcttttcttgtttcctgtttttgttttgtgtcttaaggtaaaaaaaaacatgcaaaattttCTAATTGACAGatgaaatacattcttttaGGAGTTGTATTTAGGAAAATTAAAGTTACTGGAACAGCTTAGATGCAGTTAAGTAAGCTTCTGGTCATGTCATATTTCTGCTTAGGTAAATGGTGTGCGAGTTTTAGCAGAATCAGCAGCCAATATGCCAGTAGCAATTTTTGTGGTAATCGCATTATTGGCCCTTCCCATTATTAATGAGACGATAATTAAGAAATAGTGTTGATAGTCACGTAACACATGATTTGTATATTGGAAATGTTCAGGTAGAAGCCTTGCATATGCAGAATAAACTACAAGAAAGAATGAGTGCCAAATGTTCCTTGCTTTTAAATTCGTCACATTCCTGCTGCTTAAATTGCCTCAGCTGCTAATGCTGGAACCATTACAGTAATGGACTCAGCAAATGAAGGAGAACCAAGACATACACACTTTATTACTGGAGGGGTAATTTTCTCTTCATCTGTAATAGCAGCAGTGCCTGGTATTGATCAGACCATCAAGATACTAATCCTCTGTAAAATTACTTGTTATAACTGAAAATGTGTTAATCCAAATCAGTCTGTGTCCTGACTTTCTACTTACTATTGAATACAGACTATTagatggtttattttttgtgatttaaagCCTTTGTATTGATAACAGTAGGAGCTTCCTTTGCAAGAGCATGCGCTTAATCTTAGCTATGGCCCAGGgttgtctttctgttttaactAGAACATCACCCACTTAATTAAGAAGTGCGTGTCTATCTTGCTGCTCTGAATTATATTGGTACTTTAGGCTCTGCAGATTTATTAAACATGTTGTTTTACATTCAGTCTCTTGGTTTTGCTGTAAATAAGAACAGATCTATGCTTCACATTGTAAAATCTTCTAAGATCTTAGAGCAAAAGACGCGAGGAGCATGGATGCTGAAAACActaattcctgttttcttgaCTGTGACCTGTAAGGCTGTTGTGTATGAGAGTAATGTAAGAGAAGTCAAATGCTGAGGATCTAAAGGTCTGCAGCTTACTTTGATCTTAGTGATCCACTACATGAGACAGTGGTGTGGGAGCTGTGCGTATTCCATATCTGGATACACATATGAACTCTTGGGAAGGCTtctcctttgtctttttctttttttatcttttttttttccctccctctgtcTCTGCCTCATCTGTTTTTTCATAGTCTTGTATGTTAAGATTGTAAGCTCATGTCTTTTACTTGTATAGCCTCAAGCCAACTAGAATTTTGGCTCGGTTGCATGCCACAAGTATAATAGCTGTTACAGGTACACGATACCTCGTAGGACATGGCTGCATGAAATGGTTCCATTAACCCTGACCTTTCATTAGACATATTAATATGGGCTCCTGCCGCATGACAGCCATTGGTATCTTGCCAGCTTATGCAGGGCAAGAAGTATCCTAGAAGCGAGACAAGATGCAGAACTGGttgattattttaaaggatCTGGTGGTGTTCCGTGcatttttggattatttttgttgttgtaaattacatttttgcttGGGCAAAGTGAACCATATGTTTATTTTACCTAACTAcccctctgcttgctttctttgtcaTAATTTAACTCATTCAACTTGTATCATTTAGAAAGTTGTCACATTTCTTAAAAGTTATGGGAGTATCAATACCTTTGCAGAGGTTTTGATTCCTTGACTGCCTCAGAacactaatttttttctctcctgttctaATAAAGACTGTGAACAGAGCATACGTTGCTTGCTTAATTCCAGTTTCCCTGTTGAACAGTCTCTTTACTGTAATTTTCAACACAACATACTAGAAGTGCATACAGTAAAGCATCCTGTGCGATGATGTGTTGATTTGGAGGAGTTGACTTATTCAGCTGAAAGCTATGCTGTCAAATGTAAGATGAACTTTAGTTTTCTGTTGTCATTGTGTACTTGCAACTAGGCTGTTACTAAATGTATGTTCTCAAACAGCAACactgagacaaagaaaactATCATATACAATCTAGTGTAGGACAGTGTCTAAAAACATTGATGTTAGTTGTTTAGAttcttttacaaatatttctatCACGTAGCattcaggaaaattaaatttaccTCAAAAAAATGGTGGAAAGTGTGTTGTGGAAAACCTTCCCATTctctgtagaaaataaaaattcatgtgGATTAGATATTTTGTTTTGAGTGAAGTTCTTTCTGAAGAGAGATTTTTTGCAAGTGGTTAGCAGGTGATTCAATTTCAGAAAGCTAGGTTGTGTCAGATGTAGGTCACCCAGAccctgttttcttctggtttggAGCTTAGCTTATAGTCTTAGAAGTTTCAGATGGGAATCggcatttctgaaatgaagctATAATGAAATGACCCTGCTGCAGGTGCAGTACTGGGCCCgctttcacttttatttatagatttggaaaacatttaatgAATGATTATACTTCTCCCTTTTACAACAGGTAGGATTCAGTTTCATCTGACCCAGGTTAGTGAAAACTGGACAG includes these proteins:
- the RPGRIP1L gene encoding protein fantom isoform X3 encodes the protein MAVPADETVGDLPVRDVGLTVAGIGRLQESSTTQNVKARQAVSRISREELEDRFFRLRDESILLKQHANKQEEKIKRNEISGFRSEITEPCGPNVWTKSAR